The Xiphias gladius isolate SHS-SW01 ecotype Sanya breed wild chromosome 4, ASM1685928v1, whole genome shotgun sequence genome includes a window with the following:
- the fkbp6 gene encoding inactive peptidyl-prolyl cis-trans isomerase FKBP6, which translates to MSGNGLTSSIRRLIKAGERLRTGNPSPFEQLRQQMNDILGDGGILKEVVQRGEGPPVPQNASVLIHYSAFLEYSDHPFETSTNFKYPQMMKLGRDVTLAGLEVGLLTMQKGEFSRFLFQPQYAYGDMGCPPSIPAAAVVLYEVQILDFLDSRQVDDFVALSPEAQNTVPLSTLLEVVSTLRSFGNRCFNQSRYDNAKDRYKQAMMLLESRERQSDAEKERINTALLPLYLNLSLTELRLESPHKALKYGNKALEIDSANTKALFRCGQAYLELHEYESAQGLLITAQAKRPFDSDINNLLRKVATCYKDSLDKQKNMYSNMFRDLRGPVKM; encoded by the exons ATGTCGGGGAACGGGTTAACATCCAGTATCCGGAGGCTAATAAAGGCCGGAGAGCGGCTGAGGACAGGCAACCCT agtcCGTTTGAACAGCTACGCCAGCAGATGAATGACATCTTGGGAGATGGAGGGATCCTTAAAGAGGTGGTCCAGCGTGGAGAGGGCCCACCTGTACCCCAAAATGCTTCAGTATTGA tcCATTACTCGGCTTTCCTGGAATATTCAGACCATCCTTTTGAAACCAGCACGAACTTCAAGTACCCCCAGATGATGAAGTTGGGGAGAG ATGTGACACTGGCTGGACTGGAAGTGGGCCTGCTGACCATGCAGAAAGGAGAATTCTCTCGTTTCCTTTTCCAGCCACAGTATGCATACGGGGACATGGGTTGTCCTCCATCCATTCCCGCGGCTGCCGTGGTTCTGTATGAGGTTCAGATCCTTGATTTTCTGGACTCGAGACAAGTGGACGACTTTGTCGCACTGAGTCCG GAAGCACAGAATACTGTTCCTCTGTCCACGCTTCTTGAAGTTGTCAGCACACTACGAAGCTTTGGCAACCGCTGCTTCAACCAGAGCCGTTATGACAACGCCAAAGATCGCTATAAACAG GCAATGATGCTGCTGGAGagcagggagagacagagcgatgcagagaaagagaggatcAACAcagctctgcttcctctctATCTGaacctctctctcactgagCTGCGTCTGGAAAGCCCGCACAAAGCCCTGAAATATGGCAACAAAGCCTTGGAGATAGACTCAGCCAACACAAAGGCTCTTTTCCGCTGCGGACAG GCATACTTGGAGCTGCACGAGTACGAGAGCGCCCAGGGTCTCCTCATAACTGCTCAAGCAAAACGGCCATTTGACAGTGACATTAACAACCTCCTGAGGAAAGTGGCAAC
- the tmem244 gene encoding transmembrane protein 244, with product MLLDYCCRCCGFTLIKRHGNVALKTTPSDTLVVLQNLLMCMVCFYSLYYIVVSLCIGLLRVHEINSLLAPFDYTTQPSWQNPKYLVGVISTEVTYVLGGLVFAWIVEEWVWDYAITVTLLHVAMTVAVMSDFPSAEHWWIALGSGLVMMIFGGQLLAYKLFRSNFVYPAELQNF from the exons ATGTTGTTGGACTACTGCTGTCGTTGCTGTGGATTCACACTCATAAAACGGCATGGAAACGTTGCCCTCAAGACTACACCCAGTGATACCTTG GTTGTCCTGCAGAATCTGTTGATGTGCATGGTGTGCTTCTACTCTCTCTACTACATCGTGGTCAGCCTCTGCATCGGACTGCTCAG GGTTCATGAGATCAACAGCTTGCTGGCTCCATTCGACTACACGACACAACCATCATGGCAGAACCCCAAATACCTGG tTGGTGTGATTTCAACAGAAGTGACCTATGTTTTAGGAGGGCTGGTATTCGCCTGGATCGTAGAGGAGTGGGTCTGGGATTATGCAATAACTGTCACATTGCTGCATGTCGCAATGACTGtggcag TGATGTCAGACTTCCCTTCAGCTGAGCACTGGTGGATAGCTCTGG gttcaGGCCTGGTGATGATGATATTTGGAGGACAGCTCCTGGCCTATAAACTCTTCAGAAGCAACTTTGTCTATCCAGCTGAACTGCAGAACTTCTAA